The region GTAAGATTTTTTCTGTGAGTACAGCTTGAAATTCTTCATCTGTAATCATCTTGAGTAGCTCAATATTTTCTTCTTCCCACTCCAAAAGAGCAGGATCTCCTTCAGGTAGTTGAGACTGTTCTTCCTCTAGTTGCTCCAGAACTTTTTGGCGAGTCAAGTCTTTAGCGTTTGGCGATACTCCTTGAACTCTGTCTCCATCCATGATTGGAATAAAGTCTGAAAGGATGATGATCAGTTGTTCTTCTTGTTCATTAGTCATGAGTGTTGTCCTCCTTGATGATGATTTGTTTTTAATTTGACCTTGGGTTTATTTGGGGTGTCCCGTTCGGTCATTTCGAGAAACCCTTCTCTTTTTTTGATTGTGCATCTGCTTTCAACTCCTGCTTGTGATCTTCGACAGCCTGCTTGCTCTGATCTTTAAACTTCTCCAGTTTTTGTTCAAAACTACGCTTCGTTTGTTTCTCCTGACTCAATCTTAATTGTTCCAATGCTTGATCCATCCGAACCATTAAACTTTTAGCTTCTTGTTGGACAATATCCAACTGTGCTTCTAAATCAGCAAGTGTCTCCTTATCAGCAGACCACCCAGATAGATAGTTAAAGGAATACTCTGACGTATCAATACCATAGTATGAAGAAACGACATAAGCGACACTTTCAGCCTGGAGTTCAGCGGTGCTTCTAGTTAGATTTTCCTTTTGAGGATTATCTGCATGATGCAACTCTGCATGAGCCATTTCATGTAAGAAAGTTTTAATAATTTGAGCCTTGTTCATCTCATTACTACGTAAAACAATTTGATTTTCTGAGACAGAATAATATCCATGTTTATTATTTTCCATCTCTTCAAATCGAACCGATACATCATTTTCTTTTGCAATAGCCATTAGGGCACGGTAAAGATTTGCATAGTCCAAATCAGTCAGCTGTTCTTTCACTTCTGCAGCTTTTGGCATCTCCTTTCCTTCTGTCTGACTAACATCAAAAACTGGTACCAAACCAAAGAATGTAACTGTTTCTGGTTTCCCATTTTTATCCAATATTGGTTGGTTATTCTCATCCTTTTTGATCTTCGTCATAGGTTTAAAAATACGTAAAGCCTTCTCACCTTTTTTCACATAGCGACCAAAGTTTTCTTTCCACTGTTTGAAAGAAGCTACTTGCCTTGCTTCAGGATTTTGTGCAAGAATTAAGCGCAAGTTGCGATTAGAATAATTATTTAGTTGGCTCATTCTCGTTAGATAGTCTTTGTACTTATCTGAATCCAGAAACTCCTTAATCCCTTCTTTAAGATGACGACTTAATCCTGCCATATCTTTATTTTGAATAAAATCTGCGACTGCAAGACTGCCAGTTGCTAAAACAATTTCATCCGCTTGTAGACTCTCCTCGCCCTCTGGTTTAGAACCTGGTTTCGATCTAAAATCATACGGATTCGTTCCCTGAAGCAACTCCTCCTCATCAGAAACTCCGTCAGCATCCGCATCACTTTTCAAACCCTGTTTGTTGTGGTCTTGTTCTTCTAGTTTGATTTCTTCCTCTTGTTTTTTTTCAAATTCATCTCGAACTGTGGCGATCGTTTGTTCAACTTTTTCTGATAAACTTTTGATTTCTTTTTGCCATTTTTCTACAAGAGCTACTTGTTCCAACGGAGAATCCTTGACTCCCAACTTCTCAAACCAAGCAGATAGATTTTCGGCCTCAACACTATCCATTCCATCAAAAGAAATAAATCCAAGACGACCATCATGACTACTATCTGTAAATCCAATTGGACTATTTTCCAAATTTCCAAATGGGAGTTGGGATAGAAGTTGATCTGCGTAAGGAGTATCTTCCAAAGCGTAACTGAACTGCGAAATATCTAACTCACTCGCCAATCTCCCCAGATGATACTGAGTGAATATAGCCCCATCTATCTTCATCAATTCTGGGTACTCTCTCATTTCTCGTGTACCAAGTCTTTCTTTATGAGCGATGGGGTTAATCTCATCCCCAATATCGTAACGGATGCTATCCTGAATCAGTTCACCATCAGGAGCGTAGATACTAAACTGAATCTTAGTTGGAGAGATGTAGCCTTCTGGGTGACCGCCAGTCACTTGTTTTAGCCCTTCCTGATGTAACTGATAGAAACTCTGGTTGGCCTTGTAAAGCTCTCTAGCGAAATCTTGATAAGATATCAGCTCAGTTTCTTTAAAGGGCAATTTAGGCCCATCTGGGCGCTCCTCAGCCCATTGAAGGCGTACATGGTAGTTCTCCTTATAAATACGATCTTGTTCCCATTCTTTATAAAAATCTGAATTTGTATCTAGGAGGCGGTCTTCTCCAGCTGCAGCAACAATCTGATCAAATTTATCATTGTACTGCTTCGCATAGTCAAGATACTGATTCCAGGCTTGATGAAATTCTTCTGGAGTTTTTGAAATGTCACCTGGCACACCTAAATTATAGACAGTATCTAAGACTTGAGTAAACGTAGCCGAATCAAGTAGGGGTTTATTCAGTGTGCTCTCTGAAGTAGTTTGTTCAGTTTCTTTAGAAACTTCTTCATACTGCTTATTCTTCAAAACTGACAGCATTTCTGCACCTTTGTCTTTAACATATTCCTCATTGATTGAAAGTTGCTCAATCTGTCCATCTCTTTCTCTATAAACACCGAGAATAATCTTTTCATCCAACAATTTAACGTTAGTTTCAAGCTCTCCCTTGAGTTTCATAAGAGAGGCTGGAATTTTTTCATCTCCAATATCTTTAAACAGTAGTAAGAA is a window of Streptococcus mitis DNA encoding:
- a CDS encoding PBECR4 domain-containing protein translates to MPLTKAQAKSLDILEVARSLGMEMKRKSHREYYWAEHDSFKIDTVKNTWHWYSQADKYGDTINLVQEMRNVSYKEAMVFLETGSFPEAKPVEEERQPFNYTLAPYEQRFVEARSYLKEIRGLSDDTIDFFLEKGVLAQAKRKDKDGVIEDVLVFKYLDRNQQLVGASLQGLVPDQERHPGKGYLKQIMYQSESISGLNVSIGSPKRLIVTEAPIDLMSYYELHKGELNDVRLVAMEGLKEGVLSHYVLEILQERGEIAMDERDYTKASELTRTSKFLSVAAETSTLFQDHKYDDLITLAVDHDKAGTDFITKLREKKIPVIDARPPKREGQEKTDWNEILKQEKQLEQTEEIQASSHFPDTSHLSPEDATWLKENWDNIGFSVEPRKQMVIDSDKTVIYEKPSNPLGDGREPKKQIQSTEKAPENSQEQMNDRTSGGTGSLQPKAEGSTSPVLETSTFEQTVTSHPTSSYPYLQFSTNYDKVQRRIANYHPITPADLRRLNQYAPSIQSTASWYLNELADSKINFVYADHGEKNVLQVTFQKDNFIHLSGIRPFEEGKGAANFLDDIANGRGHYDGMLISNAIKDKLQVLPMLRDILDPHSFVLDDLSSVEKLHNLNMSEAIKAKDEDFLLLFKDIGDEKIPASLMKLKGELETNVKLLDEKIILGVYRERDGQIEQLSINEEYVKDKGAEMLSVLKNKQYEEVSKETEQTTSESTLNKPLLDSATFTQVLDTVYNLGVPGDISKTPEEFHQAWNQYLDYAKQYNDKFDQIVAAAGEDRLLDTNSDFYKEWEQDRIYKENYHVRLQWAEERPDGPKLPFKETELISYQDFARELYKANQSFYQLHQEGLKQVTGGHPEGYISPTKIQFSIYAPDGELIQDSIRYDIGDEINPIAHKERLGTREMREYPELMKIDGAIFTQYHLGRLASELDISQFSYALEDTPYADQLLSQLPFGNLENSPIGFTDSSHDGRLGFISFDGMDSVEAENLSAWFEKLGVKDSPLEQVALVEKWQKEIKSLSEKVEQTIATVRDEFEKKQEEEIKLEEQDHNKQGLKSDADADGVSDEEELLQGTNPYDFRSKPGSKPEGEESLQADEIVLATGSLAVADFIQNKDMAGLSRHLKEGIKEFLDSDKYKDYLTRMSQLNNYSNRNLRLILAQNPEARQVASFKQWKENFGRYVKKGEKALRIFKPMTKIKKDENNQPILDKNGKPETVTFFGLVPVFDVSQTEGKEMPKAAEVKEQLTDLDYANLYRALMAIAKENDVSVRFEEMENNKHGYYSVSENQIVLRSNEMNKAQIIKTFLHEMAHAELHHADNPQKENLTRSTAELQAESVAYVVSSYYGIDTSEYSFNYLSGWSADKETLADLEAQLDIVQQEAKSLMVRMDQALEQLRLSQEKQTKRSFEQKLEKFKDQSKQAVEDHKQELKADAQSKKEKGFSK